The sequence GGCCCGTTCAAACATTTCATCAGTTGTCTCACTATTAGGAACTAAAAGGGGCTTAACCCCCCATGCCAGGGAAAGCTTTCTCATAACCCTTTCACATGGTGTTACTGCAATAATCCTGGCCAGGGGCCGGTATTTTGATACCATTCTGGCGGTATAGCCTGATTTTGTCGAGGTTATTATTGCGGTAGCCCCTAGTTCATGAGCAATAGCTACTGTAGCATAGCTGATGGCATCTGTTACCGTTTTAGCTGGGGCAAGCCCCTCTTTACCTTTTATTTCTTTGACCCGTATGGCCGATTCCGCCCTTTCGGCAATCTTTGCCATCATCTCAACAGATTCAACAGGATATTTACCCATAGCAGTTTCTCCTGACAGCATTATTGCGTCAGTGCCATCCAGGATAGCATTAGCCACATCACTGGCTTCCGCCCTCGTCGGCCGGGGATTTCTTATCATTGAATCGAGCATCTGGGTAGCTGTTATCACAGGTTTGCCGACCCTGTTACATTTTTCTATCATCATCTTCTGTATCAGAGGAACCTCTTCTGCAGGTATTTCAACGCCAAGATCCCCTCTGGCTACCATTATGCCATCAGATACCTTTAATATTTCATCAATATTGCCAACCCCTTCCCGATTCTCTATTTTTGAAATAATATTGATATGGGTAGCGTTATTCTCTTCCAAAACCCTTCTTATCTCCAGCACATCTGATGCCTTTCTGATAAAAGATGCCGCAATAAAATCTATATCCATTTCTATCCCGAAGAGTATATCCTTTATATCCTTTTCCGTTACCGCCGGTAGATTTATAGATAGACCTGGCACATTGACGCCCTTTCTATCACTTATTTCGCCTCCATTTAATACCCTGCAGATAATCTCCTTTCCCCTAATATCTTCTACTTCTAATTCTATTAAACCATCATCAAGAAGAATTAAGTTCCCTGCCCTCACATCCCTTGCCAGGTCTTTATATGTCACCGAAACCCTGGTTTTATCCCCAACTATTTCATCACAGGTCAGTACAAATTTCTGCCCTTCTTCAAGGTAAACCTTTTTCTCCTTAAAGGTACCAATTCGTATTTCGGGCCCTTTTGTATCAAGGAGAATAGCCACAGGTATTCCGAGTTCGTCTGCAGCTTTCCTTATCATCTCAATCCGCTTTCGATGCTCTTCATGGGTCCCGTGGGAAAAATTCAACCGGGCTATGTCCATACCTTTTCTTATTAACTCTTTTATTATTTCCAATCGCTCACTAGCAGGCCCTATGGTGCATATTATCTTTGTTCTCCTCATACGCACACCTCCTCGAAATTTTCTTGATTTTAAATAGAAAGGGTATTTGCTAATTCATAAATATTGAAATCGAATTCTTTCTTTTCGGATAATACCTTGTCGAGGTCAATAGCAACAATATCCTTGCCTTTTATTCCAACCATTTTATTCCTTTCCCCTTGTATCAGGAGGTCAACGGCTTTAGCACCTAACCTACTGGCAAGAATCCTGTCCATCGCTGTAGGAGTGCCTCCCCTCTGGATATGACCTAAAACCGTTACTCTTGTTTCAAACCCTGTTCTCTCTTTTATAGCCTCACCTATATCAAATCCCCTAGCAGCTCCTTCGGCAACTATAATTATACTATGTAATTTACCTCTCCTGTAACCTTTAAGTAGCTTATCGCATATCTGTTCTATATTGAATTTAACCTCGGGAACTAGAATAGATTCGGCTCCACCCGCAAGGCCTGATTCCAGAGCTATCCAACCGGAATCCCTGCCCATAACTTCTATAACAAAGGTCCGCTCATGAGAAGTAGCAGTATCCCGGATTTTATTTATAATTTCGATAACAGTATTTATAGCAGTATCGAAACCAATAGAATAATCCGTACAGGGAATATCATTATCGATTGTACCGGGAACCCCTATTACCGGAAATCCTCTTTTACCCAAATCCAGAGCACCCCTGAAGGAGCCATCACCGCCTATTACTATTAAACCTTCTATCCCATATTTTCTTAAGTTATCAATGGCCTTTTGCTGCCCTTCTTCTGTTTTAAATTCTTCACATCGGGCTGTAAGGAGAATAGTTCCACCCCTGTGAATTATATCTGCTACAGACCCTAAATTCATTTTTTTAATCTCACCATTTATAAGACCTAAATAGCCTCTATGAATACCAAAGACCTCTCTACCCATAAATATACTTTTTCTTACTACAGCCCTTATTGCTGCATTCATACCTGGAGCGTCCCCTCCACTGGTTAATACACCAATCCTTTTCAATTTATCTTCCTCCTGTCTATTTCAATATTTTTGTGGGTTAGTTTAATATAATGGAATCACACAAATTGGCATAAATATTAAAACATTTTTTAAATACCGGAAAAGCAGCTCAACATGTCAGATGTTCTAAAAGGATATTATGAGCTTCCTCTGCCTCCGATTCCAGAACCAGAATTTCATAAAAAACCTGTTTCTTTTTGCCGCATCTATTCACTTTCCTTAATTTAACTAACAAACCTTCATCCGAAAGGAGAACACGAATTTTATCTGCCATTTCTCTGTTCGGTGCCATATAAATGACTGTCCACATATAAGGGGCCCCCTTTTATATATCTCCAGACTCTACTTCGCCTTGTTCTGTTAAAATCTTTGCCCTTCCTCTTATTTTTATTGCTGAAGTATGTTCTGTAAACTGGGCTATCATTATCTCCCCTTTATCCAGCTTTTCGGTATGATGGAATTTGGTTTCTTTTCCCCTAGTTAAACCTATTATGGTAACGCCATTTTCCAGAGCTTTTATAGTAATATATTTACCATGAGTATAATTCCCACCATTCACTTTGATACCCCCTCTAAGGATTTCTTAAATGAATCCAAAAAGCTTTCTTTCATTTAACACCTTAAAATTTAAAACAAGAAGGCGGGAACTCATATGATGCATATTTATTATGATGCATATTTATTATATAAAGGATTCCCTAAAAAATTTCAATTATTTATCTTCACAATGAATTGGCGCATATTTTGTAACCAAAAATTCTCAGAATTGTCCATAAGGTTAATCAAAATTAAAATCACCCTAATCTATAGATCTAGAATTAGATTATGATATAATTTGGACGTTTTCAGTTCCAACCAGAGCAGCTAACTTATCAATTGCTTCATTTACAGGTTCTATCCATAAATCTGCATCTGCTTTTACAACATTAGGTTCTCCTTCAAGCCATATATACACGGGTATTCTTCCTGGATATTGAAGGATAACCTTTTTAAGACTTTCAAGGATTTCTGCATTATAATCCCTTTTCAATTTCATAAATACTTTACTGTCATCCGTTCTTTTAAAGGGATATACTTCTTCACATATTATTTTCCCCTCCTCCTCTTCTTTATAATTCACCCTCCCTTTTATTATAACAATATTGTCTTCTAGCAATAAATTTGAATATTTTTCAAATACCTTGGGGAAAATGATAACTTCTATCATACCATAAAGGTCTTCTAGAGTTAAAAAAGCCATAATATTATTGGTTTTAGTAGTTTTTTTACGGCATTGATGAATAATACCACAAACGGTGACACTGCTGTTATCTAATACTGCTCCTTCCCCTTCTGATGAAGCAATTTTTCTGCTATCTATAGTAGCTATCTTTTGAATTTCATCCTTATATCGGGAAAGTGGATGACCCGAAATATAAAAACCCAGGGTTTCTTTTTCCATTGAAAGGAGTTCATTTTTATCGAATTCCTTAATATCCGGGAGGTCATCCTTCTGAAATCCCTGTTTATCCTCTTCTTTCATCAGGGAAAAAAGGCTAATTTGACCGTCCAGGTTATTCCTTTTACTGCTTTGCACATTTTCCATAATCTTTTCATGGACGGCTAAAAGCTGGGAACGATAAAAACCAAGGGAATCAAAGGCTCCACACTTTATCAAGCTCTCAACGGTTTTTTTGGTTATTTCTCCTGAATCTACTCTTTGGCAAAAGTCTGTAAGGGATACAAATTTTCCTTTCCTTTCACGGGCTTCTATAATGGCTTTAATTGCATTTTTACCTACGTTTTTCACTGCAGCAAGACCGAAACGAATTTTATCCCCTACAACAGTAAAATTTATAAGGCTTTCATTTATATCAGGGGGTAAAACTTTTATGCCCATCCTCTTACAATCTTCTATATAAAATGAAACCTTATCGGTATTATCCATTACACTTGTTAAAAGGGATGCCATATACTCGACGGGATAGTGGGCCTTTAAATACGCAGTTTGATATGCGATAAGGGCATAAGCAGCAGTATGGGCTTTATTGAATCCATATCCTGCAAAATATGCAATCATATCAAATATCTCGGCAGCGATCTTTTCATCTATACCGTTATTTCTGCATCCGTTTATAAAAACCTGTCTTTGGGATTCCATAACATCATGTTTTTTCTTTCCCATAGCCTTCCTTAAAATATCTGCCTGTGCCAGTGTGAATCCTGCAAGTTCTTGGGCAATCCTCATGGCCTGTTCCTGGTATAGAATTATACCGTATGTTTCCTTGAGTATTGGTTCCAGCTTGGGATGTAGATATTTTATAGTTTTTTTACCGTGTTTACTGAGGATAAAATCACTGGTCGCACCGCTCCCTATAGGCCCCGGCCTGTATAAACCCACCACAGCAATTATGTCTTCAAAAACAGTAGGCTTTAATTCCTTAATGAGGCTCTGCATTCCGCTGCTCTCAAGCTGGAATATACCGCTTGTTTCTCCCCTCCCCAGCATTTCAAATACTTTCGGATCATCTAATGGGATCTTCATTATTTCTATCTCTTCGCCTTTTGTATGTTTAATAGTATTCAGGGCATCCCTTATAACCGTAAGGGTTCTCAAACCCAGAAAATCCATTTTTAAAAGCCCCAGTTCCTCAAGGAGGTTCATGGAAAACTGGGTTGTGACATTACCATCACTTATCTTTTGCAGTGGAACATATTCCGTTAAAGGGAGTTTTGAAATTACTACACCTGCTGCATGGGTAGATGCATGTCTGGGTAAGCCCTCTACCGCACGGGAGGTATCAATCAAATATTTAACCCTTTGATTTTCGTCATATATTTTCTTTAATTCAGGGTTAGCCTGAAGGGCTTTTTCTATAGTCATTCCCAGCTCAAAAGGAACCTGTTTTGCGATATAATCCACCTCTGCATAAGGAAAATTTAACGCCCTTCCAACATCCCTTATAGCAGCCCTTGCTGCCATTGTGCCGAAGGTTATTATCTGGGCAACCCTGTCAGACCCGTATTTTTTTGTAACATAATCTATTACTTCCTGCCTTCGTTCATAGCAGAAATCTATATCAATATCCGGCATAGATATTCTTTCGGGATTGAGAAATCTTTCAAATAAAAGGTTGTATTTTAACGGATCGATATTAGTTATATGCAGACAGTAGGCTACAAGACTTCCTGCTGCCGACCCCCTACCCGGCCCGACCATTATCCCATTTTCCCTGGCGTATTTTATAAAATCCCATACAATTAAAAAATAACTTGAAAACCCCATGTTCTTTATTATTCCCAGTTCATATTCAAGCCTTTCTTTTATTTGCGGGGTAATTTTTTCGTATCTCCTTTCCAAGCCTTCATAACATAATTCTCTTAAATAGGTATTTTCATCATATCCATCAGGCACATCATATTCGGGAAGGTGTAATTCGCTAAAATCAATTTCCAGATTACACCTTTCGGCAATCTTCAGGGTATTTTCTATTGCTTCAGGGATATAAGAAAAAAGTTCTGACATTTCATAAGGGTTTTTTAAATAAAACTCATCGGTAGGAAATTTCAAACGATTCTCTTCATCTACAGTCTTTCCTGTCTGAATACACAGCAGTACATCATGAGCCTTCGAATCCTGTTTTTCAAGATAATGCACATCATTGGTAGCAACCAGGGGTATTCCTGTTTCCCTGCTTAATTTAATCAATTCCTGGTTAATCAACCTTTGTTCTCTAATCCCATGGTCTTGAATTTCAAGAAAAAAATTTTCAGCACCGAAGATATCCCTGTACTTTACAGCTAATTCCCTGGCTTTTTCATATTTGTTATCTAAAATCAAGGAAGGTATTTCCCCTGCCAAGCACCCGCTTAATGCAATAAGCCCTTCTCCGTATTGTTCCAATACCTTTAAATCCACCCTGGGCTTATAATAAAAACCTTCAAGGAAACCTAGAGATACAATTTTTATTAAATTCTTGTAACCCTGTCTATCTTTTGCCAAGAGGACCAAATGGTACTGATTATCATCAATATTGGGCGACTTATCATACATAGTCCTTGTAGACATATAAATCTCACAGCCGATTATCGGTTTAATTCCTAATTCTTTAGCTTTTTTGTAAAATTCAATTACACCGTACATTACCCCATGGTCCGTTATGGCGATGCTGTTCATCCCCAGATCTCGGGTTTTCTTTATTAAATTATCTATACGGGCAGCGCCGTCTAAAAGGCTGTATTCTGTATGAACATGAAGGTGTACAAATTCTGGCAATTGCAATACCTCCTTACCTTTCAAAGACCTTCGCCGACATCAGGCCTTTGGCCACGATTGACCCATTGCTGAAAATTTCTATATCAACTTTTACGTTTATCCTGCCATAATCAATTATCCTCGCTACAGCCTCAATATTCTCTTCCAGTTGAAGGGGTTTTGTAAAATAGACTACAAAGCTCTCTGTAACCATATCCACTTTCTTCAGTTTTTTTATTATCCTGAACCCAGCCGTTGTCATGATGGTTACAAGGGCACCGCAACTAGTAGCCCCTAGGGGATTCAACATGGCGGGAATCGCTTTGCCTTTCAATTTCAAGCTTCCATCGTGCAAAACCTCTTCGGAAAAATTCGAGATAATCAAGTCTTCCATGGTTTCACCGATATGGGGTTGATTTTGCATCTGCTGAAAGGCCTTTATAACATCCTTACGGGTTACTACCCCTACAAGTTTCCTGTTCTTTACAACAGGTATTAATTCTATTCCCTCCCAGACCATAATATGGGCAGCATAAGCCACCGAAGCTTTTTCTGTTAAAGTTATCGGGTCCTTTGTCATAACCTTAAATATCGGGGTATCATTATCAACCCCCTCTATATCTTTTACCGTTGCAATACCCACCACCTTATCATCCTCATCTGTTATAGGAAAACGCCCGTGCTTTGTTTCTTTTACCAGCCTCCTGAAATCTGCAACGATATTCGTGCTTTTTAGGTGAACAGGATTTGTTACCATAACATCTTCAACAAGTATAATTTCTTTTTTAATAAGGCTCTTAAAAATCGCCTTGTTAATTAAGGTTGCAATTGTAAAGGTATCATAAGCGGAAGATATAATCGGGAGTTCCAATTCATCGGCAATTTTTATTATATCATCCCTTGTACCGAATCCTCCCGAAATCAAAACAGCGGCACCGTTTTCAAGGGCAACTCTGTGTGCTTCAATGCGATTGCCTACTATAAGGAGGCTCCCTGGTTCTATATACTGTTTTATATTTTGTATTTCCATAGCCCCGATAAGGAATTTATTGAGGGTTTTATGCAGCCCATTTCTTCCTCCTAAAATTGTCCCGTCCACAATATTTACTACTTCAGCAAAGGTTAATTTCTCTATTTGTTTTTTTTCGATTTTTTCAACTCTAACAGTTCCAACCCGGGGAATAGTATTAACATAACCGAGATTTTCAGCCTCTTTAATAGCCCTATAAGCTGTTCCTTCACTTACATCTATTTCCTGGGCAATCTGTCGTACTGAAATCTTCGTTCCGACTCTCAGGTTTTTAATATAATTTATTATCCGCTCGTGTTTTGTCATCATAAAAAAGCCTCTCCTAACCGATTTAAAACTTCTAAACATTTATTCATTTAATATCTTCTATAATATATAGCCTGTTCCTGCTTTAAGGAATTAATTTTTAATGAAAAATTCCCGTTTTTACTTTAACGGGAACTTTTTACCAAAGTCGCAGGATTCCTGCTTCATAGACCTCGCAACCCACTATCTCCACAGGCGTAAATTCGGGTAGTTCCTACCCTACTATTATTTTAAATTAGGAAATTGCATTGATTCAACCATTCCTAAGGGCAAAATGTTTCCTTGTATATAGCCATAGGATTACTCTTCTCCAAAGTTGCTATTTATAAGTTCAGATAATTTTTCTACAGCTTCTCTTTCATCTTCCCCTTTGGCAATTATTTTAATTTCCGTACCCTGACTGACACCCAGAGACATAACACCCATTATACTTTTCGCATTAACCTTTTTCCCCTCTTTTTCAATCCATATTTCAGAAGCAAATTTGCCTGCACTCTGCACAAACATAGCTGCCGGCCTTGCATGAAGACCTGTTTTGTTTTTTACAGTTACTGTTTTTTCATACACTTTTATTTTCCCCCTTCATTAATCTAATTTTATTAGCTATTTGTTCAATTTTTCTTAATCTATGGTTCACTCCTGATTTGCTTATGGGAGGAACAAGCATTTCCCCTAATTCTTTTAAACTTATGTCCGGATAATTTAACCTCAGTTCTGCTATCTCCTGTAAGGGTCGGGATAGTTTTTTTAGGCCTATATTATCCTTTATATAATTTATATTATTTATCTGGCGTATAGAAGCATCTATTGTCTTATTCATATTGGCAGTCTCACAGTTTACAAGACGGTTAATATTATTTCTTACATCTTTAATAACCCGAATATTCTCCATATTTAAAAGGGCCGAATGGGCTCCTATAATATTGAGAAGGTTAGATATCTGTTCCCCTTCCTTAAGATAAACAACGAAATACCCTTTTCTTTCAACTATCTTTGATTTTAATCCAAAGGAATTTATAAGTTTAGATAGGTCTCTGCTATATTCCCGGTTATGGCAGATAAACTCCAGATGATACGTTTTTTCAGGGTCACTAAGAGAACCTCCTCCTAGAAAAGCTCCCCTCAAATATGAGCGCTTACAGCAGTCCTTCTGTATAAGGAACTCATCTATTCCATAGTGAAAGTGTATTCCCTCCTGAAGGCTCTCATGAAGAATCCCCAGGGCTTCAAGGACCTTCTTTGAATCCATAAAAGGTGTTAACACAAGTATATAGATATTGCTCCTTTTAAGTTTTCTTTTTTTCCTTACCATCAATACCGGTGCTAAATTAAATAGCTTCTTTATTACTTTAAATGCAAACCGTATTATGTCCGCATTTTCTGTAACTATTTTTACCGCAAGTCTGTTTTTGCCTTTAATTTCAATACTTCCCGTCATTTTAAATATTGCAGATAATTCTGCCAGTTGACAGCATTTATCATCTACCTGTATACATGATAGTTCTTTTTTTGCTTTTGATGAAAAGGACATTTAATTCACTCCAGACTAAACCTTTTATTATTATACAGGATTTTCATATGGATGAAAACCCCTTTTAATTATTTATCTCTTTAAAATCCTTAAATTTTTCTTCCCAGAAATAAGTATCCAGGAACTTCATTTTATCACTACTATATTTCTTGTTAACTATTAATTTAATTATCCTTCTCGCCAATTTAGCTGAATCATGTCTTACTACCACTTCTCGATTTATAAAATCACCGCATATCACATCTTTCTGGAGGGCTTTTATATTTTCAATATCAGGTGCCACAGGCTCTGCTCCTTCATGTTTATATCTTTCAAGGACAGAATGCGGTACAGTTTCAGTATTAACTATAACACAGTCTATAATATCCCTGCCTCCGTATTCCATAATTGTTCTGACATGGTCTGAAGCTGTAAAATTGCTGGTTTCACCCCTCTGGGTCATAACATTGGTGATAAAGATTTTATAGGCCGGTGACCTCCTTATTTTTACAGCCAGTTCTTTTATTAACAGATTGGGGATAATACTCGTATAAAGACTTCCGGGCCCTAGGATTATAGCATCAGCTTCTTCTACTGCTTCTATTGCTTCCTTTAACGGTTTTGCATCTGGCGGGGTCATAAAAACTCTCCTTATCGGGGTTACTCCTTTTGAAACATTAGATTCTCCATGGATAATTTGGCCATCTACGGTTTCGGCAAAAAGTACAGCGTTATCTAGGGTTGCCGGAAGAACCCTTCCTTTTACAGCGAGAACCTTACTAAATTCTTTAACGGCCTGCTGGAAATCTCCAAGAATTTCGGTCATCGCAGCAATAAACAGATTGCCGAAACTGTGGTTCTTTAAACTCCCCGTCTTAAATCTGTACTGAAAGAGCTTTTCCATAAGAGGTTCTGTATCAGCAAGGGCTAGAAGGCAGTTTCTTATATCTCCCGGCGGCAGTATTCCCAGTTCACCTCTCAGGATCCCTGAGCTCCCTCCATCATCGGCAACAGTTACAATTGCTGTAATATTGCTGGTATATTCCTTTAAGCCCCTGAGAAGAACAGATAAACCTGTCCCTCCGCCTATTGCCACTATCTTTGGGCCTTTTTTCAGGTATTGTTTCTGGTAAATTATTTCAACCAGTTTATCGACATTTTTAGGAATCAAATATGCAATTATTGACCGAATAGTTTTTCTAATAGAAAAAACTAAAAGTATTACTCCAGCTACAAGAACAATTAGACCGAACAGTAAAGAAGATACCCTAGAGAAGATTTCATAAAATTTATAAATAATTAATTTATACTGATTTAAATAGTTTGTTCCGATAACAATAAAAAAACCCAGAATAATTAAGGTAAATCCGATAACACCGAGAAATACCCATCTCTTTATACCGAGACCCGGATACAGCCATTTTAAAAAACTCATTAAAGGTCATCTCCTCTATTTTCTTTGTATATGTCCCGGTGCTCAACAAGAACGCTGTGGTCCTGTTTTAACCTATCCATTAATGCTCTAGATATTGCAACGGACCTATGGCGCCCTCCCGTGCATCCTATTCCAATTACCAGATGAGGTTTACCTTCTTCAATGTAATACGGGATAAGAAATTCCAGCAAATCCTGTAATTTATCCAAAAATACCCTGGCAGCCGAGGTATTTAATACAAAATCCATTACTTTCTGATCATTTCCCGAAATATCCTTTAAACTATCAATATAATATGGATTTGGCAGAAACCTGACATCAAATACTAAATCTGCATCTAAAGGGATGCCGTATTTAAATCCAAAGGACAGGATTGTTATCATTATCTTTTCTCTGTACTTACCCAGAATGAACCTATTTTTAAGCTCTTCTTTTAAGCGACCGGGCGTAAGATTTGTAGTATCTATTATATGATCAGCTTTAGATTTTAGGTCATTCAGCTTCTTTCTTTCTTCCAGGATTCCTTCTATTACCCTCCCGGCGGGAGCAAGGGGATGATTTCTCCTGCTTTCTTTAAACCGCTTTATTAAAACATCATTGGAGGCATCTAAAAAAAGTATCTCATAACTAAACCCCTTTTCGCTAAGAAGCTTTAAGCTTTCAAAAAGGGCATCAAAAAAACCGCCACCCCTTATATCTATAACAAGGGCAACTTTATCGATAGGCCCGCTGGCCTGGGAACATAATTCGGCAAATTTAGGTATAAGAGCAGGAGGCAGGTTATCCACACAGAAATATCCCATATCTTCAAAACAGCGCATTGCCTGGGTTTTCCCTGCTCCCGACAAACCCGTTATAATTACAAACTTTATTCCGTTTTTTACCATTGCTCTTTCCTCCATTTTTTTATTGTTCCCTTTAACTTTTTAATCTTTTTTAGCATTAATTATATCAGTATGGGTTAGCCCTGTTTTTTCAGCAAGGGCTATACCCCTGGCCACATCACCTACATCCCGAGGGGTATGGGCATCACTATTTATAACAAATTTAACACCTTCTTTTCTGGCTATCTTTATATATTCTTCAGAAAGATATCCATGACTTGAATTAATCTCAAGGGCTGTCCCTCTTTTAACTGCTG is a genomic window of Koleobacter methoxysyntrophicus containing:
- the rapZ gene encoding RNase adapter RapZ; its protein translation is MKFVIITGLSGAGKTQAMRCFEDMGYFCVDNLPPALIPKFAELCSQASGPIDKVALVIDIRGGGFFDALFESLKLLSEKGFSYEILFLDASNDVLIKRFKESRRNHPLAPAGRVIEGILEERKKLNDLKSKADHIIDTTNLTPGRLKEELKNRFILGKYREKIMITILSFGFKYGIPLDADLVFDVRFLPNPYYIDSLKDISGNDQKVMDFVLNTSAARVFLDKLQDLLEFLIPYYIEEGKPHLVIGIGCTGGRHRSVAISRALMDRLKQDHSVLVEHRDIYKENRGDDL